From a single Verrucomicrobiales bacterium genomic region:
- a CDS encoding YhbY family RNA-binding protein — protein sequence MSDKLTTQQICALRGKAQTMDAVIKVGKQGLTPGFLKSVDEALNQHELIKVKFADLKDQKRVLSPQLAEQTQSTLITLIGNVLVLYRQQTDPAKRKVAL from the coding sequence ATGTCCGATAAGCTTACAACCCAACAGATCTGCGCGCTCCGTGGTAAAGCGCAAACCATGGATGCGGTCATCAAGGTCGGAAAACAGGGGCTCACTCCGGGGTTCCTCAAAAGCGTCGACGAGGCGCTCAATCAGCACGAACTGATCAAGGTGAAGTTCGCCGATCTGAAGGATCAGAAGCGTGTTCTGTCCCCTCAGCTGGCCGAGCAAACCCAGAGCACGCTGATCACTCTGATCGGCAATGTGCTGGTCCTTTACCGCCAGCAAACAGACCCCGCCAAACGCAAAGTCGCCCTCTGA
- a CDS encoding methyltransferase domain-containing protein, with product MNHLSFRKTVGALLGEAVIWLRPKAIQQSEQIFASETIWQRLIKAAVYRRAVLSTNQSELEDLHRRYWSSQEADRFFDQIRGRGLEHLQSHHSEIIDWMRELMADRPNTFRQLCEIGSGNGRVLNYLSQAFPEVETFTGIDVSIRQTARTQEQYRDSRLHFVADDGLNWLEAHAKPGFMVSTHGGVLEYFTEPRVKRLFELIGSTAAPSAVAIVEPLDEDFSLAKELHSRPAGQELTFSHNYPLLAWQAGLEVLHQKDVVYPFGRRLMMVAASPKPR from the coding sequence GTGAACCATCTCAGTTTTCGCAAGACCGTCGGAGCCCTGCTCGGGGAAGCAGTGATTTGGCTGCGTCCCAAGGCGATCCAGCAATCTGAGCAGATCTTTGCCTCCGAGACCATTTGGCAGCGTCTCATCAAGGCCGCGGTCTACCGCCGCGCGGTCCTTTCGACCAACCAATCTGAGCTGGAGGATTTGCATCGCCGTTATTGGTCTAGCCAGGAAGCCGATCGCTTTTTCGACCAGATTCGGGGGCGAGGTCTGGAACATCTCCAGAGTCACCACTCAGAAATCATCGATTGGATGCGCGAGTTGATGGCGGATCGCCCCAACACGTTTCGACAGCTCTGCGAGATCGGCTCGGGCAACGGAAGGGTATTGAACTATCTTTCACAGGCCTTTCCGGAGGTTGAAACCTTCACCGGCATCGATGTTTCCATCCGTCAAACGGCCCGGACCCAGGAACAGTATCGCGATTCGCGCCTGCACTTTGTGGCGGACGACGGTTTGAACTGGCTGGAGGCTCATGCCAAGCCCGGGTTTATGGTGAGCACGCACGGCGGTGTCTTGGAATACTTTACCGAGCCCCGTGTGAAACGGCTGTTCGAGCTCATCGGCTCGACGGCGGCACCATCAGCGGTCGCCATTGTGGAACCCTTGGATGAAGACTTTAGCCTAGCCAAGGAATTGCATTCTCGTCCCGCCGGCCAGGAGCTGACCTTTTCACACAACTACCCTCTGCTCGCCTGGCAGGCCGGTTTGGAGGTGCTGCACCAGAAGGACGTCGTGTATCCTTTCGGCCGGAGGCTCATGATGGTGGCTGCCTCTCCCAAGCCGAGGTAG
- the hemC gene encoding hydroxymethylbilane synthase: MTVSKPLIIATRGSALALVQANAVLAQCRAAFPDRSFEIRIFKTTGDKLQTASLANTELPKGLFTKELEVALLNGEADLAVHSLKDLPTSLPEGLKLGAAGRREDARDVLLYRSGQGTLHRGFPPGLTVAGLPKGATVATSSTRRAAQLQELRPDLQVVPIRGNVGTRLRKLLEQEDVDATLLAAAGLRRLGFTQDASDCLSGGPADKEPVPAGQVRASYLAVDEMIPCVGQAAIGIEVREGDALLDPVCAALTHVDTEVCVTAERAFLNAMGGGCQAAVAALAEIGAGGLEMRVVSYLNGQPRRARGMGSKEDPAALGRRLAAEVSS, translated from the coding sequence ATGACTGTTTCCAAACCCTTGATCATCGCCACCCGAGGCAGCGCGTTGGCTTTGGTTCAAGCGAACGCCGTGCTGGCGCAGTGCCGTGCCGCCTTTCCGGATCGATCCTTTGAGATCCGGATTTTCAAGACGACCGGCGATAAGCTCCAAACAGCGTCCCTCGCCAACACCGAGCTGCCCAAGGGTCTGTTCACGAAAGAGCTGGAGGTGGCCTTGCTGAACGGGGAGGCGGATCTTGCGGTGCATAGCCTCAAGGACCTGCCGACGTCGTTGCCAGAAGGACTGAAGCTCGGCGCCGCGGGACGTCGGGAGGATGCGCGCGACGTGCTTCTCTATCGTTCTGGCCAAGGAACTCTTCACCGCGGGTTTCCTCCTGGTCTCACGGTGGCCGGGTTGCCTAAGGGAGCGACGGTGGCCACGAGCAGCACCCGCCGCGCGGCTCAGTTACAAGAGCTGCGGCCCGATCTTCAGGTGGTTCCCATTCGAGGTAACGTGGGCACCCGATTGCGCAAGCTCCTCGAGCAGGAGGACGTCGATGCCACCCTGCTTGCAGCGGCAGGGCTGCGTCGGCTCGGGTTCACCCAGGATGCGTCGGATTGTCTGAGCGGTGGGCCCGCCGACAAGGAACCGGTGCCAGCGGGGCAAGTTCGAGCGAGCTATCTGGCGGTCGATGAAATGATCCCATGCGTCGGCCAAGCGGCGATTGGCATCGAGGTGCGTGAGGGGGATGCTTTGCTCGATCCGGTCTGCGCTGCCCTGACGCATGTGGATACCGAAGTGTGCGTGACGGCGGAGCGAGCTTTTTTGAACGCCATGGGCGGTGGCTGTCAGGCCGCCGTCGCGGCCTTGGCGGAGATCGGCGCCGGAGGTCTCGAAATGCGAGTGGTCTCCTACCTGAACGGTCAACCTCGTCGGGCTCGGGGCATGGGCTCGAAGGAAGATCCTGCTGCCTTGGGACGCCGGCTAGCCGCCGAAGTCTCAAGCTAG
- a CDS encoding glutamyl-tRNA reductase has product MGIYVIGLSHHTAPVEVREKMAFAEVVIPEVLARLRTQGLADEAVILSTCNRMELYVASSLEARQAIPELRRFLLAERQVSSSLNDELYGLGAPQSVEHLFKVACGLDSMVLGETEILGQLKKAYDLALQHRYTGSQLNKAFQRAFNVAKQVRTETQIQRGSISVASAAVELSEKIFESLSDRQVMVIGAGDTSEKVARALLSRGARSVLVSNRSFDRAEAMAKELGGRAIHFERWDAEFHNIDIVISSTSAPHYILDRSKLEPLMRLREQRPLLLVDIAVPRDIDPEVNYLDNVYLYNVDDLQSIADGYLKQRQEEIGACLKIIREKANALLTGARPAHPAPGTQPALSPE; this is encoded by the coding sequence ATGGGCATTTACGTCATAGGACTGAGTCATCACACCGCTCCCGTGGAGGTGCGGGAGAAGATGGCCTTTGCGGAGGTGGTGATCCCGGAAGTGCTTGCTCGACTCCGCACGCAGGGTTTGGCCGACGAGGCGGTGATCCTTTCGACCTGCAACCGGATGGAGCTGTATGTCGCGAGTTCCTTGGAAGCGAGGCAGGCGATTCCGGAGCTGCGGCGCTTTCTCCTGGCGGAGCGGCAGGTTTCCTCCTCGTTGAACGACGAGCTTTACGGACTTGGAGCGCCTCAGAGCGTGGAGCATCTGTTCAAGGTCGCCTGCGGTCTTGACTCCATGGTTCTGGGTGAGACCGAGATTCTGGGCCAGTTGAAGAAGGCCTACGATCTCGCCTTGCAGCATCGCTACACCGGCAGTCAGCTCAACAAGGCATTCCAGCGAGCGTTCAATGTTGCCAAGCAGGTGCGCACCGAAACTCAGATTCAGCGCGGGAGCATCTCGGTGGCCTCGGCTGCCGTAGAACTCTCCGAGAAGATTTTTGAGTCGCTTTCAGATCGTCAGGTCATGGTGATCGGGGCAGGGGATACCAGCGAGAAGGTGGCCCGAGCACTGCTCTCGCGCGGCGCGCGCAGCGTGCTCGTCTCGAACCGCTCGTTCGATCGCGCAGAAGCGATGGCCAAGGAGTTGGGCGGGCGAGCCATTCACTTCGAACGGTGGGACGCCGAGTTCCACAACATCGACATCGTCATTAGCAGCACCTCCGCTCCCCACTATATTCTGGATCGATCCAAGCTGGAGCCGCTGATGAGGCTGCGGGAGCAGCGGCCGCTTCTGTTAGTGGATATTGCGGTGCCGCGCGACATCGATCCGGAGGTCAACTACCTCGACAACGTGTATCTGTACAACGTGGATGACCTGCAGAGCATCGCCGATGGCTACCTGAAGCAGCGCCAGGAGGAGATTGGGGCCTGTCTGAAGATCATACGCGAGAAAGCCAACGCGCTGTTGACCGGAGCCCGTCCGGCGCATCCCGCCCCGGGGACACAGCCGGCCTTGAGTCCTGAGTGA
- the ccsA gene encoding cytochrome c biogenesis protein CcsA gives MPITDRGWFWIAVAVYGVSTLYSIFLLRGGFRQDNRVNYLLLLMGWVAHTFSMASRGFSLQRCPINNLYEATIFIAWTIVTTYLVIGAWSRVRFLGAFASPILLGIGVFALMPSLDPPYQPQHPNFSGGMHSLHAALILLASGAFGLSSVAAWMYLMQDRDLKRNKLRAMMNRLPPIQRMEQITRRLMQVGLGLLTAGLVSGALWLKERHGVYFKPDTTIIWSGGVWLMYGILTVMTHRFGYRGRRFALGAVGGFAFVILTFWGFYLLSGLHQPGPGNPVAPS, from the coding sequence ATGCCGATCACCGATCGAGGTTGGTTCTGGATTGCCGTAGCGGTCTACGGCGTCAGCACCTTGTACTCGATCTTTTTATTGCGAGGAGGTTTCCGCCAGGACAACCGGGTGAACTACCTCCTGCTCCTGATGGGCTGGGTTGCACACACGTTTTCCATGGCGAGTCGCGGGTTCTCGCTGCAGCGCTGTCCGATCAATAATCTTTACGAAGCGACCATCTTTATCGCCTGGACGATCGTGACGACCTATCTGGTCATTGGTGCCTGGTCGCGCGTGCGTTTTCTAGGGGCGTTTGCCTCCCCGATTCTTCTGGGCATCGGTGTTTTTGCCCTGATGCCTTCGTTGGATCCTCCGTATCAGCCGCAGCATCCCAATTTCTCCGGGGGCATGCACAGTCTGCATGCGGCTCTGATCCTCCTGGCTTCGGGAGCCTTCGGTTTAAGCTCGGTGGCGGCGTGGATGTACTTGATGCAGGATCGAGACCTTAAGCGAAACAAGCTGCGGGCGATGATGAACCGTCTGCCTCCCATCCAACGGATGGAGCAGATCACGCGTCGCTTGATGCAGGTCGGGCTGGGTCTTCTGACCGCTGGTTTGGTTTCTGGCGCGCTCTGGCTCAAGGAGCGACATGGGGTCTACTTCAAGCCGGATACGACCATCATCTGGTCGGGAGGCGTTTGGCTCATGTATGGCATTCTGACGGTGATGACCCATCGATTTGGCTATCGCGGCCGTCGCTTTGCCTTGGGTGCTGTGGGGGGGTTCGCTTTCGTGATTCTCACCTTCTGGGGTTTTTACCTTCTATCTGGACTGCACCAACCAGGGCCCGGCAACCCGGTGGCACCCTCTTAA